In the Primulina tabacum isolate GXHZ01 chromosome 15, ASM2559414v2, whole genome shotgun sequence genome, TTCCATCTCTTCTCCTTGCCAAATTCCTTGACCCTTCCCTACCTTTAATCTTAAAAGATTTACGACTGATGTGGTTCTCTTGATTCACCTCATCTTATTTATCATGAGATTGCATCACATGTACACTTAGACACCATTTGATCCGAAGGATTAGATATTAATTGATTACACATCTTTTTTTATCTAATTTTTGACTTAAATTCTACAAAGGACTAGAGTTATAAATAATtatgttatctatatatatggatttaTTATCTATATGTTATACATCTTTCATCATCCCATTTTTAGAACTTAACGGTGCCTTAGTGATTGATCAACCGGCAAAATGTTTCTAACATTCAACGGAGAATATGTACTTGCTCTTTTGTGACAATGACATAAAACATTGTGGAAGGTGGATACTTTATCATGTATGAGTTTAATTGTGAATCTCTCATGAACTCTGACTGAAACCTTTACTCTTCCTGGTGAtgaaacatttaataaaaacaagTAGTTGATCTCAATTCGCCTAAATTTCTGAAAGAATCAGGTTGGATGCTTCGTAATGGTCAATCTCTTCTGACATAgcataattaatataagatttaTATGTTTCACTTTTGGATGATATTATTACTCATGATTGTATGCAGTACCCGTGCTCATAACCATAAATTTCTTTCAGTGTGGCTTGTTTAGAAGTTCTAATACAACGCTTTCCTTTTGAATATGtgaatatcatttaaaaatttcgAAATGTGtttggaataaaataacaaatgaAAGGATGTGTTGGGTGTGGCAATAGTTGGTGTCTCAACCCAAACACCAATTTTCTTTTGCATGGTAAAGATTTAATCCATTTACTTTTTATTACTATGGACTCATAACCATAAATTTCTTTTAATGTGGCTTGTTTAGAGGTTTTAATATTGGTTTTCATCATTCAAAAAATTGAATACTTTGTTTGTAATAAGAAACTAAAGAAAGGGTGTTTTTGGTAAGGCTTGAAGTTACTGTCATTAATTATCAAAACATCACGTTTCGTGTGTATGGTAAAGATCTAATATATTTCTTTTTCAGATTGGCATACTTGCTTCCTGTGCCTCAGATCTGCCTGTCATCATTGTTACACTTGCGCAAAGGCAGTGTGCCATCATTGTCTTCCTACTGCTGACTTTTTACAAGTTAAGGGGAAAAATGGATTCTGCAGTCACTGCCTAAAGCTTGCTTTACTTGTTGAAGAAAACAAGGATTATGACTCTGATGGGGTATGATCTAGTGGCTTACCTTTCGGTTGAGATGATTTTTCGATATCTATGTGCTTTAATATTTCGACCTTACGATTTGCATAATATGTTTTTCGATATCATGTGATTTCCTTCCTGCTTTTCCCCTTTTCCTTGTGTGAATTTGTAAACTTAATTCATATCTTAAATCCAGAATTCCAGATTCATACATTATGCATGCACACATGTTTATACATGAAATGGTGTTTCTTGTTGTTTTCCAGGAATTGGTGGATTTTAAAGATCGAGAAACATACGAGGGTTTATTCAAGGAATATTATCAGATTATTAAAGAGAATGAAGGATTTGAAATATGCCATATTTATGCTGCAAAAGATCGGGAAAAGGCTAGAAAGAACTATAATTCCGGCGCTGGCTCATTGGAACTTGACGAAGATGAAGAAGAGATATCTGATTATGATGGCTCAGATCTTGAGAAGACGAGGAAGAGAATATCAAAATCTGTGAAGAAAAGCCACATAAAACCCAATAAAAAGGAGTTCATCGGTTGGGGTTCGAGAACCCTAATCGAATTTCTTGGATCAATTGGTACAAGCACGAGTGAAGTATTATCACAGCGTGATGTGACAGACATTGTAAATGGGTATGTTTTAGAAAATAAACTCCTCCAtttgaagaaaagaaagatGGTGGTATGTGATGAACGATTACAACCTTTATTTGGGAAAAGGACGATAAGCAAGTATAGAATATACGACCTTTTGGAGGATCATTTTACCGAGAACCATGATGAATCGGAAGAAAATTATATTAGAGTATATGATTTAGAGACAGCTAACGAATTGTCTCATCCTGTATGCAAACGACGAAGAAAGTTTGACTCGGAGATAGAATCGTTGAAAAATGAGAGAGAACGTAGTGTGCCTCAGAGTGTTTTTGCATCGATTAGTGTTGATAATGTGAAACTTGTTTACTTGAAGAGAAGCTTGCTATATGAGCTACTCAAGCACCCTGAGTCGTTTGAAGGAAAGGTGATAGGATGCTTTGTTCGAATTAAATCAGATTCATATGATTACTGTGCAAAAAATTCTCATCGGCTCATGCAAGTCAAAGGTTAGTCGAGACTCGTGAAACGTAATGTTCGGTTTTTCAGTTTCTTTGATGTTCTGTTGCTTTATCCTTTTACAcatctttgaagaaaaatagtGAATGAATTCCAAGGACTATATCAAGAATCTCGAGTAGAAAAACAATCTATGTTTCATTTCCTAttgaaagttaaaaaaaaaagaacaatcTATTGCTATTGTAATTTCTCTATTTTTCTCGAGTGATTATGACATTGATCAGACTTAGTATTTAAACGTATGTCGTTATCTTTCAGTTTTTTTTTCACTAGTCTACAGTAAACACAACTACACCAGCATGTTCAGAAAAACTCAAAATCTTTGAATATCATTGCACACAAAAACCAGAGAATTTCCCTGAAGCATGTCAGAAGCTCAACCTCCCCCTTTCATTTGTTTAATTCACACAGCAGAAATAGAAATTATGATTCATCTTTTCTgctgtctaattttttttttgagttcagaataattatttaagtatgTTCTTTAGTTTCGACCATAAAACTTTCAGAACTTCTTGCTTACTATCAATTTTAACTTTTACTTTCAGGCATAAAATCAGTTTCCAATGGTGAAAGCAATTCAGAGGTTGTCCTTTGTTTTTCTGCCTTTCCGAAAGAAGTTCATATAAGGCTGCTTTCAGATAATGATTTTTCAGAGGTAACCAAATACtcaaaaaaattgcaaaatgaTAGAAAAAGTTTGTTGATTGCTAGTGAGATCTTTGAGCATTCTATCAGTCTTCAATAAACCTCCAGCGATACAGATCTTTTCAAGTATCCAAGTCCATAGAAGCTTTTCCTGCACTACATCCAACTGGAACATGACTCTTTGTCCCTCCCATCTTCACAGGAAGAGTGTACCGAACTAAGGCAAAAAACGCTTGCTGGTCTGCTCATGAAGCCTACAGTGGTAAGCAATTCAATCATAAGTCAAAAAACCATATTCTGAAATTAGATATAGAATTGTTAAGAATtaagattatgatatatatttgaTATGATATCACAGTGATTTACTCATAGGAAATATTGACTAAATTATCTCTTTCAAAGTACTTTTAACCGATATAAATGGGTGATTATTACATCTCAACCTAAGAGATAAAGGGGGCTTTATGCTTTGTTGTGGTTACAACAGATTATGTTCAGACCATGTAAATAATTGCATTCTCCCTTCACTGTATTGTTGCTACTTTAAAATTCAGTAACTTGTATATCATGAAAAGATTTGCCTTTGATTCTTGTAAAGAATAAGCTTTTGGTTTtttaattgaatattttttattgtaataaTATTTTCAGTTGAAACACTTGAAACTAACTGTCCCAAAAGCTTGCGTTCATGGGAGGTGGCACAATCACCCTTGCACGTGTAAACCAATATCTAAAGGATACCTGTACAAATTGATCAAAAGGATATATGTAAAAAATTGGTTTGGTAGTACCTTTTGGCTCGGTACCATGTTGAGACCGCTTATCCCAAAAGCTCGAGCTCGTGAGATACAGCacaattaattgttttttattttaataagttTACTAAAGTATTATTCTTTTCTATCCTTCTGAATCCCAACAACCGTATGTggatatttgatattataattaatttttgttttgtaaATTATTCAGAATTCATGAAAGAAAAACACAATGATTATAatgataatatgaatcaaaatatattatatgttGCTTACACGAAATAATTTAATCTATTCACTATTGACGTTGTACCTTAAAAAACCAATATTGTTTGCATCTTTTTTAATAGGTGGAGCTTCAACAGAAGGCCAGAGTTCTTCATGAAGATTTAACAAAACATgtatgttttatgtttttctcATTGTGTTGCATGTTCTGTGATACTTACGTTCCATTATTGGTCGCTTACTACTGGATATGAAATTTTGGTTCTATTTCAACCTAGTGTTTTTCAACATAAAGAGTATTAAGAGTTGAGATTGTAAAGTTTAACATAGTTTGAGATGTAATAAGGATGTATGGAATTTAATTTTGTACTTTGAATCCCGTGTCTAATGTCTTACATAAATGTTTATGTGGCACAATCTTTGAAATATGACATTTGAGGTGTtatacaatttcaaattttgaattgctgAGTTACCATCAAATGTTGCCTTTGAGACCGTTAAAAATGCTTAATTGCATAGTTAGCAGCAAAGTCAAAATCATGTGGCCAATTTCAATTAATCGTAAGTTGAAGCAATTGTTGCCAAGTCGATTGTTGGGGAACAATAATTGTTCCCGCCCTCTTCCTATGTGCCACAACGATCACGATATGGCGTTTATACTCTTGTaaaatttcaaagttttaaGTTGGATCACTACTAGTTATAATTTTTGGAACTAATGCGAGCGCTTGGTGTTAAATTGTAGATTGTCAAACCCTAACATGGCTTCAAAAGTTAAATTTATTGGTTAAATCATGTTGTCACTATTTCTGCGATTTACTTATTAGAACCATTCATTTTTGAAGTCAACAAATTTTGAGGTTATGTATCATTACTTTGTGGGAGTCTAATTTACTTAAAACTAATATGCAGTGGATCAATAAAGAGCTGGGATTGCTGCAAAAACTCATTGACCGAGCCAACGAGAAAGGACAAAGACGCGAATATCCTTTCCTGATGTAAATGTATACAGAAAACTAGCTCACAATATAATCATGAACTATTTTTATGCATCTATGTATCCTTTCCCATTTATGTTGTGTTTTTATCAAGTTAGGAACATGaacttttttataaaaaaattgtatcATAAAACAACATGATGAAACAAAAGACTTTGAATTTACATTCGAAAGAGTTAGGGCcttgatttaaaatttatgaGATGACCTATAGGGTTTGTGGTCCTAACTTGCATAGTTTTACGCTTTCTGAATACTTggagaagagaaagaggctgcAGACTCCATCAGAACAGGCTCGTTTACTTGAGACCTTTCCTATAGTGAGTCCAGAAATATCTGAGCTCTCACCCAATTCTGAAGATAGCATAGATGatgagaaaatttatgacaaCTCAGTCATTCAATCTGCTTATACTGTTTGTAGAGACAGATTGGAAGAAAATGAGATATCAGGTATTTTGTGTGATGGAGGTTCACTTTATCCAAGTCATAATCAGTCTTACCTTTTACAAAACAAGACCGCCATGATCACTAATCTTGATATCTTGGgttataaatttttatgtttgacAGCAGAGAATGGTGGTCGTGGCCCTGGATATTTTCCAGAGACAAAGCAACCCCTTCTCAGAAGATCAGGCTTGGGAGAATCTCAACGCATTTGCATCCCAGACCATGAATTCAAGCCTTTGCAGCCTGCTTCTGAAGAGAAAagggatacatttgagatatgtCATTCTGGCGAAGTATCACGAATGTCCTCCAAGAAAGTAGTAAGGAAAGTCCCAGAATCTACACCGATGGGGGTGATTGAATTGTCAAGTGATGATGAAAATGCCAGTGATCGCAAGGGTTATTTGATTCCTGTCAATCTGAAAGATGACATCCTGAAAGGTGAAAAAAGATGGTGTATTCGTGGATCGAAGGCCGAGAAGTGACAAGTATTTAGTGTCTGTTATGTGCACTGAAGAGACACGTTCGGAGAAAGCTGCAAGAAAAGGCCAAGAATGTACACCGATTGGGGTAATTGAGTTGCTCGGTGATGATCTTGGCAAAAATAGCAAGCTGGAAAACTATTATATGCCCGGCATATGCTCTGAAGAGACACAATACGAACCTGCAACAAGAAAAAGCCAAGAATCTACACAGATTGAGGTTGTTGAATTGCTTAGTGATGATGAAAACGGCAATGACAGTAGAGCCAGTTCTGTTCCTAAAGATCAAAATTTCTACAACCTGGAAAGCGAAACATGGTGTATCCGAGGTCCAAATGGTGAGCAAGAAAAGTGGCCTATATCCATGCTGAAACGATGGAGTGAGATCAGTCCCTGTGCGTTTAAATTCAAGGTTTGGAAGGAAGAGCAAAACGAAGAGGATGCAATATGGTTAGGGGACGCTATCAACTTCGCCTTTTCGAAGCAGTAGCAATGCTACATTGattacttcaaatcttacaaCCTTTGTCTCGTTTATATGTAAAGAAGTGTCCCTGCCCTGAAGCATACGACAGTCATATGAACAGAGGAAATTTTTTTGGATGTATAGCTCCGTTCATAGTCAGTGGAGGATTCATGAGTTCGAACATCGGAATTGTGAACTTGAAGTCCAAAAAATTTTGGCGACCAAATTGGTTACACATGATGCATCAAGAATATAAGGTTGTGTAAGATCTTAGAGTGGGTTTTTTTCCCCTGGGCCATTTACCTACTTTATAAACAAAAATTATTAGTACTTCGCTTATATGCAACATCATTTCAAATTATTCTCTCAAATACTCCTTCAAATACAAATTTATCAATCCAAATACAATGAATTTGAAGTTATGATTTAAAATCCATGATAACAAATTCATTAGTTTGTTTGAGAAAATCAACTtgcaaattaatttcaaatctcAAATAGTTGATTTTTAAGTAATTatgataaatttcaaatatactCAAAATGAagtcatttcaaatattttcttcaaaTATGTCAAAAATCCAAATCTTTCCATCCAGAAGCGATGTCAAATCAACACCGtatcaaattatataattataatagtAATTgtactaaatttaaaatatattaaagatgaatgttatttgaatttcatGCTCAAATACTTTCTTATATCAAATTTCTCCGTTCAAATTAAATCCAACAACCATTATGTTCATTGGAGTTAATAGAatctatcaaaattttcaatataaGAAAGCAATTTGTAAACATAAGCTTGTCAAGTAATATAATAAAAAGgtaaagtaaaaatttattttgggatTGCAAATAATACACTTTTATTTAATATCAATGACAAATTTTGATGATTAAAAGAAATAACTCTATGTACAAACTTCTGAATAATTTTACTTCTTTTTCCAGTCGTGTATAAATAAACTTCTTTTTTATCAGACAAAATAGATACCTTCACATAACAACAGATTTGGAAGCGCAATTATTGACCTGTATTTGCTTATCTTTTTGGGAatgtttaatgttttatttagaaaaatatataaatatatacacgAGTCGATTTTGTGAAACAAATCTTCAATGTGACttcatttatgaaaaaatattatattttatgttaaaactATTACTTTTCATATTAAATACGAATCGAGTTTACTCATCTCACATTTATGTACTAATATTGGTTATCATTTAGAGCCTATAAAACAGATACAAttgcaatattttattttctttaatattaaaaaatgagtgtgaattgaATTGTCATATTTAAGTTATGTTATGTCATGACCAAGTCTCTTTCATGATCTCTttcatattataatttaatataatatgattttttCAAGATCACATCTTTAATAAATTCACAAgagaaataaatatttaattttggcATCATCCCATTTTCTATGATCAAAGATTCCATCAATAATGCCATATCCACTAAAGGAAAATAATCATGATTTTTCcaccattcaaaattcaaatatgCATTATATTAACTAAGAAATGTTATAAAAACTCTTTAAGATACGAAATATGTGCTTGTAAATAATGTAGCTgaataaattcattaaaattttattctaaatttaagattattttaattattttttagctATTGAAGCCTTTTCTCGACCAGTTGGACATAGCTTGACCACATAAAGATTTTTCAAGTAAAAATCCTAATAGATAAGGAGAGAGATAATGATAGTGCGTTGAAAATAAATATCAGAAAGTTTGAATGAAAAATCATTCTACGTTTTATTTTTTTctgctaaaaaaaatattaaaaaaaaaagactttTTGTTCTACAACATATTGTAACAACACACTTCAGCCAACATTTATCTAATGCATATATTGAAACTTTTAGTATCTCTTGTATACAAATAAACACCAATTGTTTCCAAACCCATACAACATTGCATTCTCAACAAAACATCTTGGCCAACTAGAGTTTGTAAGGTAGCACTAATTGATCATAAATGATCAGATAACaaagtatgtgtgtgtgtggagCAAGTTGAAGATAAAAACAAAGGAAGAGAGCGAGATCTCTGATAAGGAAGATTATGATAGCTTCAATAAACTTCTTCTGTATTGAATACTGTTGATTCATGATAAAGAAAGTCGGTGTATATCTTTGTCTTATTAGGAAACATTCTTGAATAACTAGACATGTCGGCTATTCTAAATTATTGGTTAAAAGATATTTTGAAATGTCTAGCTGGTATACATACATACGAAATGGCTTAAATCACAAGTATACTAGATAGAGATTAACATGCATCTTGATCTTCATTAAGCAATCTAGCCTGAGTCTTGTCGCAACTTGAGCTTATGCAATTTGACTGTAGGATGTATAGATGGAAGAGTATCTAGTAATCTAGTCCAACTAAAAACTTTAAGCGATCCGACTTGAGTCCAAGATATCAAACTCGAAACTTGTAAATACATTCAAATATAATTAGATTATGAAACAACTCGATGCTATTTAATATCAccaaaacttaaaaattttcaatttaacaATAACATTCAAATAAAAAGATGTAATAAGATAAATAGAGTAGATATTTGGAATTCACTCAACTAAACTATTTGATTTCTTGGTacgattttttaaataaattttataagtttGCCTCTTTATTGAAAGAATACTAAATTATAGATTCAAAGGTACTAATATtaacatatataattaattatctttttcaataatcagtaacataaaatataattttaatttgaaaaaaaaaatgaaagaatactAAATTTTAGTTTCAAAAAGTACTAATATTAACATATATAGTGAATTATCTTTTTCAATCATCagtgaaataaaatataatttaaatttgaaaagcaatatcactaatctatgcatatgatatattatatatacacaataaaatgATTAGTACTTCATATAACAAAATAATTGATTAGCCTGTTTTACAGATCaattttatgatatgatttcTTATCCTATTCATTTCATaaacaatattagtttttattgtGTCAAAACTATGATAAAATACTACGAAGCTAACGAAAGTTTTGAATGATTGTTTTTACGTTCAAATATCATATCCAAAATCGGGGAAAAATTTcctattaattaaaatttttattgttaTGTTTTTTAAAACTACTTTTTTCCATACAAATAACACATATTAAAATGTGAAAACGATACAATATTTCATTTGATCTCAAAATTTAAGTTTGAGATGAGATCTCGAAATACTAAGTCCAGTTGTATCAAATATCTCATATCTCTAAAAAAATAggttaaaaaatatatacaatacaaaataataaaaacaaaatcgtacttaataatcgtaat is a window encoding:
- the LOC142527428 gene encoding zinc finger CCCH domain-containing protein 19-like isoform X2, coding for MGGSKLGKEKVLKKELVAEDWCFVCKNGGFVRICDYKQCLKSYHPSCVGKNDSFLESEDHWTCNWHTCFLCLRSACHHCYTCAKAVCHHCLPTADFLQVKGKNGFCSHCLKLALLVEENKDYDSDGELVDFKDRETYEGLFKEYYQIIKENEGFEICHIYAAKDREKARKNYNSGAGSLELDEDEEEISDYDGSDLEKTRKRISKSVKKSHIKPNKKEFIGWGSRTLIEFLGSIGTSTSEVLSQRDVTDIVNGYVLENKLLHLKKRKMVVCDERLQPLFGKRTISKYRIYDLLEDHFTENHDESEENYIRVYDLETANELSHPVCKRRRKFDSEIESLKNERERSVPQSVFASISVDNVKLVYLKRSLLYELLKHPESFEGKVIGCFVRIKSDSYDYCAKNSHRLMQVKGIKSVSNGESNSEVVLCFSAFPKEVHIRLLSDNDFSEEECTELRQKTLAGLLMKPTVVELQQKARVLHEDLTKHWINKELGLLQKLIDRANEKGQRRELSEYLEKRKRLQTPSEQARLLETFPIVSPEISELSPNSEDSIDDEKIYDNSVIQSAYTVCRDRLEENEISENGGRGPGYFPETKQPLLRRSGLGESQRICIPDHEFKPLQPASEEKRDTFEICHSGEVSRMSSKKVVRKVPESTPMGVIELSSDDENASDRKGYLIPVNLKDDILKGEKRWCIRGSKAEK
- the LOC142527428 gene encoding zinc finger CCCH domain-containing protein 19-like isoform X1, whose product is MGGSKLGKEKVLKKELVAEDWCFVCKNGGFVRICDYKQCLKSYHPSCVGKNDSFLESEDHWTCNWHTCFLCLRSACHHCYTCAKAVCHHCLPTADFLQVKGKNGFCSHCLKLALLVEENKDYDSDGELVDFKDRETYEGLFKEYYQIIKENEGFEICHIYAAKDREKARKNYNSGAGSLELDEDEEEISDYDGSDLEKTRKRISKSVKKSHIKPNKKEFIGWGSRTLIEFLGSIGTSTSEVLSQRDVTDIVNGYVLENKLLHLKKRKMVVCDERLQPLFGKRTISKYRIYDLLEDHFTENHDESEENYIRVYDLETANELSHPVCKRRRKFDSEIESLKNERERSVPQSVFASISVDNVKLVYLKRSLLYELLKHPESFEGKVIGCFVRIKSDSYDYCAKNSHRLMQVKGIKSVSNGESNSEVVLCFSAFPKEVHIRLLSDNDFSEEECTELRQKTLAGLLMKPTVVELQQKARVLHEDLTKHWINKELGLLQKLIDRANEKGQRRELSEYLEKRKRLQTPSEQARLLETFPIVSPEISELSPNSEDSIDDEKIYDNSVIQSAYTVCRDRLEENEISAENGGRGPGYFPETKQPLLRRSGLGESQRICIPDHEFKPLQPASEEKRDTFEICHSGEVSRMSSKKVVRKVPESTPMGVIELSSDDENASDRKGYLIPVNLKDDILKGEKRWCIRGSKAEK